The proteins below are encoded in one region of Danio rerio strain Tuebingen ecotype United States chromosome 14, GRCz12tu, whole genome shotgun sequence:
- the grxcr1a gene encoding glutaredoxin domain-containing cysteine-rich protein 1 gives MEESLLTPEDGKRQKRVRFRVASGNSGRVLKEMFKDEGPTDSLDSDCTSSSEADRASTPSTSGEANGHLCGLLGSELDDSGSEPDDLLMFAGGRDKVLRTKRVNILSKNGTVRGVKHKVSAGQILFDNLAKNNGPELTLEFGRIVIYTTSFRVVRTTFERCELVRKIFQNHRVKFMEKNIALDSEYGKELETRCKRVGEPPSLPVVFIDGHYLGGAEKILAMNELGELQDLLTKIERVQHLDTCQTCGGFAFVPCPMCHGSKMSVFRNCFTDSFKALKCTACNENGLQPCSSCSH, from the exons ATGGAGGAGTCTTTGCTGACACCGGAGGATGGGAAGAGGCAGAAGCGGGTGAGATTCCGGGTGGCCTCAGGAAACAGCGGGCGGGTTTTGAAGGAGATGTTTAAGGATGAAGGCCCGACTGACTCCCTGGATTCGGACTGCACCAGCAGCTCTGAGGCGGACCGGGCCAGCACTCCATCCACTAGCGGGGAGGCCAACGGACACCTGTGCGGACTCCTGGGCTCCGAGTTGGATGACAGTGGGAGTGAGCCTGATGATTTACTCATGTTTGCTGGAGGAAGAGACAAAGTGTTGCGCACCAAACGAGTCAATATCCTCAGTAAAAACGGGACGGTTCGAGGAGTCAAGCACAAAGTCAGCGCAGGCCAAATACTCTTTGATAACTTGGCTAAAAACAATGGG CCAGAATTGACTCTTGAGTTTGGCCGAATCGTCATCTACACTACCAGTTTTCGAGTGGTCAGGACTACATTCGAGCGGTGTGAGTTAGTCCGCAAGATCTTCCAGAACCACAGGGTGAAGTTCATGGAGAAGAACATTGCTTTGGACAGTGAATATGGGAAGGAGCTGGAGACTCGCTGCAAACGAGTGGGTGAACCTCCCTCGCTGCCTGTGGTCTTCATTGATGGACACTACCTAGGG GGTGCAGAGAAAATACTCGCTATGAATGAATTAGGGGAGCTTCAGGATCTCCTCACCAAAATTGAG aGGGTTCAGCACCTCGACACATGCCAGACGTGTGGAGGATTCGCCTTCGTCCCGTGTCCAATGTGCCATGGCAGCAAAATGTCTGTGTTTCGCAACTGCTTCACCGACTCCTTCAAAGCGCTGAAGTGCACAGCATGCAACGAGAACGGACTCCAGCCCTGCTCCAGCTGTTCTCACTAA